Genomic DNA from Haloarcula marina:
TCTCGCTGGCCGACACAGAGAACCGGTGGCTCGCGCTCGCCGTGGGACTGCTCGGGTTCGCCGTCCTCGGCGCGATACCCATCCTCGGCGGCTTGCTCGAACTGGGCGCGTTCCTGCTCGGACTCGGTGCGCTCGCGCTCGCCCTGCGTGACGCCTACCGGGGCCGGAGCGGGGAGGAGGTACCCGGTAGCAGACAGACGACGCTGGACGAGGCGGGCGGTGACACCTCGGCGACGTGAAGGGTCACTCGATAATGTCGGCCACCGTCGCCGTCAGCGGTCGCGCCTGCACGACGGCGTACGTCGCGCCGAGCAACACGCCGTAGACGACGTGTGCGACGCCGACGGAGACGACGACGAGCAGACTCCCGAGCATCCCCGGCAGCGGGACCAACGGTTCTGGGAGCGACTGGACGCCGAGCGCAGTCATCGAAAGGGGCAACAGCAGACCCGCCGACAGGAGGCCGACGGCGGCGGCGTACACCAGTCCCGCGGCGACGCTCTCGGCCACGGTGGTCGTCTGCTGTTGCAGTACCGGCCGCGAAACGAGGAACGCGAACAGGAGGCCCGCGAGGACGCTGTTCAGCAGGTGAACGGCCCACCCGCCGACGACCGTCGGCCACCCGTACAGCGCCCCGACGAACGACATGAGGTTCGCCCCGGCGTGCAGTACGATGCCCATCCCGACGCCGCCGACGAGGCCACCCGCGAGACCGGCGGTCCACGTGTTCCGAACCGAACCGGGGAGTGCCGCAGTGACGCGTGATTGACTCATACCTGCGGGTACGTGCATTGGTAACAAATATACAACAGATAGTCCACTCGCCGCGGAGCGCCGTAATCCGTGCTTAGCGACGGGAAAAAGCGGTGTCGGGCGGCGGTGTCAGTCCCGCAGCGCGTCCTCGCGCTCGGTGGCTTCGAGCGTCTCCTCTTCCACGTCGGTGGCGACGACAGCGGGCTTGTACGCGCCCCCGGGGATGAGGTCGTTCTCGCCGACGGAGGAGTCGACGAACCGCTGGAAGGCGCGGCGTTCCGGCGGCAGTTCGCCGTACAGCACTTCGTCCTCCACGAGGTCGTAGACGGGGATGCGGGGGGTCAGGAGCGTGTTCTCGCCGACGATGCTCCCCTCGCCGACGATGAACCCGCTGGTCACCCGACAACCAGCGCCCAGCGACACGTCGTCCTCGACGATGACCGGCGCGCTCTCGACGGGTTCGAGGACGCCGCCGATGAGCGTGTTCGCGCCCAGTTTCACGTTCTCGCCGATTTGGGCACAGGAGCCGACGGTGTCACAGGAGTCGATGAGCGTCCCGTCGCCGACGTGCGCACCGATGTTGACGAACGACGGCGACATCATGATACAGTCCTCGCCGAGGTACGCCCCGCGGCGGATGGTCGTGCCGTCCGGCGTGTTCCGCGTCCCGCGCTCCCCGAGGTCACCGGTGTCGCGGAGCGGCAGAACGTCGTGGTACTGCACGTCGCCGTACTCGCGGGCGTACGTCTCGCGGAACGCGAAGTTCAGCAGGATGCCGCGCTTGACCCACTCGTTGACCTGCCACTCGCCGTCGACTTTCTCGGCGGCGCGAATCTCGCCGCTCTCCAAGGCGGTGAGGAAGTCGTCGAGTGTGTCAAGTTGCGCGGGTTCGACGTCCTCGACCGTCGAGCCCTGTTCGTAGGCCGTCCAGAGGTGGCCGATGTTCTCTTCGAGGTCTTGTCCGAGCATCGTACCCGGGCGTACCGACTCCGACGGTATAGCACTCCCGAAGCGCGCTCGGGTCCGGACGGAGCGCGCCCCGGTCTCAGGCGTCGACCACCTCGCCGAAGTCGTACCACCCGGCGTCCCGTCCGAGGAGCCATACCGCCGCGTCGAGCGCCCCGGCCGCGAAGACGCCGCGGTCCTCCGCGCGGTGAGACAGCGACAGCACTTCGTCGTTCCCGGCGACGACGAGTTCGTGCTCGCCGCGGATGTCTCCCGCTCGGCGGGCGAGGACGCCGATTTCGTCGTCCTCGCGCGGCGCGTGCCCCTCGCGGCCGTAGACGGGGTCCACGTCCCGGACCGCTTGGACGGTTTCGAGGAGGGTGTTCGCGGTCCCCGAAGGCGCGTCGACCTTGCGGTTGTGGTGGGTCTCCATCAGTTCGAGGTCGTAGTCGTCCAGCGTGGCGACGGCCTCGGTGACGAGTCGCTGGAGGACCTGAATCCCCTGTGAGAAGTTGGTCGCCTTCAGCACGGGAATCCGTTCGCTGGCCTCACGGAGGCGGGCCACGCCGTCTTCGTCGAAGCCCGTGGTCCCGACGACGACGGGGACGCCCGCCTCGGCGGCGGCGTCGACGACGGTCAGCGCGCCCTCGGGAACGGCGAAGTCGACGACGGCGTCCACGTCGTACTCCGCGAACGCGTCCGCGGCGTCGTCCGGGTGGACGACCGGCACGCCCGAGACGGTTTCCACGTCGCTCGTGGCGAACCCGACTACCACCTCTACGTCGCGGTCGGTCGCCGTCGACAGCACCGCCGCGCCCATCTGTCCGGTGACGCCGTTGACGGCGACCCGCGTCATCGCTCGACCTCCGCGTACTCGTCCTCTAAGTCCTCGTTTTCCAGCACCGTCAGCACGTCACGCAGATGCTCCGTGTGTTCCTCCGAGAGCCGTGTCAGCGGCGAGCGGACGTATGCGGGGCTGTATCCGCGGATGCGCATGGCTTCCTTGACCGGGATGGGGTTCGTCTCGACGAACAGCGCGCGGAACAGTGGCCCGAGTTCGTGATGCAGGGCGCGCGCTCGCTCGTAGTCTTCGGCCAGCGCCGCGCCGACCATCGCGCAGGTCCGTTCGGGTTCGATGTTCGCGGAGACGGAGATACAGCCGTGACCGCCGACGGAGAGGATTGGCAGGGTCATGCCGTCGTCGCCCGACAGCACCGCGAACTCCTCGTCGCGGGTGCGCTCGATAATCTCGGAAATCTGGTTCATGTCGCCGCTGGCGGCCTTGAACGCGCGGATGTTCTCGTGGCTCGCCAGTTCGACGGCGGTGTCCGGTTCGATGTTGCGCCCGGTCCGCGAGGGGACGTTGTAGACGATTTGCGGGCAGTCGACGGCGTCCGCGATGGCGGTGTAGTGGTCGACGAGGCCCTGCTGTTCGGGCTTGTTGTAGTACGGCGAGATGAGGAGCAGGGCGTCCGCACCGGCGTCGGCCGCGCGCTGGGACAGCGAGAGCGCCTCGCGGGTGTTGTTCGACCCCGTGCCCGCGATGACGGGCACGTCGTCGACGGCGTCGATGACGGCTTCGACCACGTCGATGTGTTCGTCGTGGGTCATCGTCGCGGACTCGCCCGTCGACCCGACGGGGACGAGGCCGTCGACGCCCGCTTCTTCGAGGCGCTGGGCGTCGCGGCGGAGCGTTTCGAAGTCGATACTGCGTTCGTCGTCGTCGTTGAACGGCGTACACATCGCGGGGTAGACGCCGTGGAAGTCGAGGTCTGTCATTGCTGAGGTGTGTCGTGTGGGGTGGGGATATGTGGTCCGGTTGGAGACGGTACGGGATGACTCTCTGCGGTGAGTCGGAGTAGAAGACGACCCGGGACGGGGGTGCTACGCCCGCCGCGAGCCACGCACTACGGCGTGCGCTTGTGCTTGCGCTTGCGTTTCGGGACGGCGGCGACGCCACTCTCGGCCGGTCGGCCCGTCACGTCGAGTCGCCGTCGCATACAGGGAACACCGTCTGTGAGGGACTTATCAGTTGTGCCTTCCGCTCGAACCCCGAAAACCTATCCGCCCGGAAACGAGAACTCAGCTATGACCGTATCCCATCCGGGGCAGCGCGTGGCCGTACTGGCCGACG
This window encodes:
- a CDS encoding 2,3,4,5-tetrahydropyridine-2,6-dicarboxylate N-succinyltransferase — its product is MLGQDLEENIGHLWTAYEQGSTVEDVEPAQLDTLDDFLTALESGEIRAAEKVDGEWQVNEWVKRGILLNFAFRETYAREYGDVQYHDVLPLRDTGDLGERGTRNTPDGTTIRRGAYLGEDCIMMSPSFVNIGAHVGDGTLIDSCDTVGSCAQIGENVKLGANTLIGGVLEPVESAPVIVEDDVSLGAGCRVTSGFIVGEGSIVGENTLLTPRIPVYDLVEDEVLYGELPPERRAFQRFVDSSVGENDLIPGGAYKPAVVATDVEEETLEATEREDALRD
- the dapB gene encoding 4-hydroxy-tetrahydrodipicolinate reductase, with amino-acid sequence MTRVAVNGVTGQMGAAVLSTATDRDVEVVVGFATSDVETVSGVPVVHPDDAADAFAEYDVDAVVDFAVPEGALTVVDAAAEAGVPVVVGTTGFDEDGVARLREASERIPVLKATNFSQGIQVLQRLVTEAVATLDDYDLELMETHHNRKVDAPSGTANTLLETVQAVRDVDPVYGREGHAPREDDEIGVLARRAGDIRGEHELVVAGNDEVLSLSHRAEDRGVFAAGALDAAVWLLGRDAGWYDFGEVVDA
- the dapA gene encoding 4-hydroxy-tetrahydrodipicolinate synthase — encoded protein: MTDLDFHGVYPAMCTPFNDDDERSIDFETLRRDAQRLEEAGVDGLVPVGSTGESATMTHDEHIDVVEAVIDAVDDVPVIAGTGSNNTREALSLSQRAADAGADALLLISPYYNKPEQQGLVDHYTAIADAVDCPQIVYNVPSRTGRNIEPDTAVELASHENIRAFKAASGDMNQISEIIERTRDEEFAVLSGDDGMTLPILSVGGHGCISVSANIEPERTCAMVGAALAEDYERARALHHELGPLFRALFVETNPIPVKEAMRIRGYSPAYVRSPLTRLSEEHTEHLRDVLTVLENEDLEDEYAEVER